From one Candidatus Nitrospira nitrosa genomic stretch:
- a CDS encoding PfkB family carbohydrate kinase produces MGKLLVVGSVALDTVKTPFGEGTEILGGSATYFSTAASFFTSVALIAVVGEDFPQQHVAFLKSRGIDLTGLERRPGATFRWKGEYTHQLNEAHTLDTQLNVFETFRPQIPEAYRAPDVLFLGNIHPELQLDVLQKVTRPALVACDTMNFWINGQREALWKVLEKVDVLIINDGEARALGQDSNLVKVAKLVLSRGPKHLIVKRGEYGVLMFNEKHVFGAPAFPLEDVRDPTGAGDTFAGGFLGYLAATGNYSPEAMKQAIIFGSVMASFTVEAFSLDRLRILDYKEIQARFAEFKRLTHFEDI; encoded by the coding sequence ATGGGGAAATTGTTAGTGGTTGGATCAGTTGCGCTTGATACGGTGAAAACTCCGTTCGGGGAGGGAACGGAGATTCTTGGAGGGTCAGCGACATACTTTTCGACGGCGGCAAGTTTCTTCACCTCGGTGGCGCTCATTGCGGTGGTTGGGGAAGACTTCCCCCAACAGCACGTTGCGTTTCTGAAGAGCCGTGGAATTGATCTGACGGGATTAGAGCGTCGACCGGGAGCGACCTTTCGTTGGAAGGGGGAATACACGCATCAATTGAACGAGGCGCACACGCTGGATACGCAGCTCAACGTGTTCGAGACGTTTCGCCCGCAGATTCCCGAAGCCTATCGAGCGCCGGATGTTCTGTTCCTTGGCAATATCCATCCTGAACTTCAGCTCGATGTGCTGCAAAAGGTCACGCGCCCAGCGCTCGTTGCGTGCGACACGATGAATTTTTGGATCAACGGTCAGCGAGAGGCCTTATGGAAAGTTCTGGAGAAGGTCGATGTCCTGATCATCAATGACGGCGAAGCGCGTGCCTTAGGCCAAGACTCCAATCTCGTGAAAGTCGCAAAATTGGTGCTGTCACGAGGGCCCAAGCATCTCATCGTGAAACGCGGAGAATACGGCGTGCTCATGTTCAACGAGAAGCACGTCTTCGGGGCACCGGCCTTTCCGCTCGAAGATGTGCGCGATCCGACCGGTGCCGGCGATACCTTTGCCGGCGGGTTTTTGGGCTATCTCGCCGCTACCGGGAACTATTCCCCTGAGGCGATGAAGCAGGCCATCATCTTTGGAAGCGTTATGGCCTCATTTACAGTAGAAGCCTTTAGTCTTGACCGATTGCGAATCCTGGATTACAAAGAGATTCAGGCACGGTTCGCTGAGTTTAAGCGGCTCACGCATTTTGAGGACATATGA
- the mtnP gene encoding S-methyl-5'-thioadenosine phosphorylase, with protein sequence MPRKQRDERVTVGVIGGSGLYEIEGLTGARSIRVRTPFGAPSDVIRVGMLEGVRVAFLSRHGQGHLLNPSEINYRANIFALKSLGVSHVISVSAVGSMKESIHPGDVVVPDQFIDLTKRRVSTFFEQGLVAHVAFGEPICAELAHALRSAGERVGATLHARGTYVCMEGPQFSTKAESRLYRQWGVDVIGMTNMPEAKLAREAELCYATLALVTDYDCWHETEEAVTVEAVLDTLHRNVTLAKQILRTVMPSFAKPIECACHRALDHAILTAPKRIPTAVRKKLSVLIDRALTPQKGAR encoded by the coding sequence ATGCCAAGAAAACAGCGTGATGAGCGGGTGACAGTCGGAGTGATCGGAGGAAGCGGACTCTATGAGATTGAAGGGCTGACAGGCGCACGTTCGATCCGAGTCCGTACGCCCTTTGGGGCTCCATCCGATGTGATCAGGGTGGGTATGCTCGAAGGAGTTCGGGTGGCGTTCCTGTCTCGCCATGGACAAGGGCATCTCTTGAATCCAAGTGAAATAAATTATCGCGCCAACATTTTTGCGCTCAAGTCCCTCGGTGTATCGCACGTCATTTCGGTCAGTGCCGTCGGCAGCATGAAAGAATCGATTCATCCGGGCGACGTCGTGGTGCCTGACCAGTTCATCGATCTCACTAAGCGTCGCGTCTCGACATTTTTTGAACAGGGGCTTGTGGCCCATGTTGCGTTCGGTGAACCGATTTGTGCGGAGCTGGCCCACGCGTTGCGCTCAGCCGGGGAGCGAGTCGGAGCCACGCTGCATGCTCGTGGTACCTACGTGTGCATGGAAGGGCCACAGTTTTCGACCAAGGCGGAATCACGGCTCTACCGGCAATGGGGGGTCGATGTGATCGGGATGACCAATATGCCGGAAGCTAAACTGGCTCGCGAGGCGGAGTTGTGTTATGCGACCTTGGCGTTGGTCACCGACTATGATTGTTGGCACGAGACGGAAGAGGCTGTGACCGTGGAGGCCGTGCTGGATACTCTCCACCGCAATGTCACGTTGGCGAAACAGATTCTCCGTACGGTGATGCCGTCGTTCGCGAAACCGATCGAGTGTGCCTGCCATCGGGCGTTAGACCATGCGATTTTGACTGCACCGAAACGAATACCGACTGCTGTGCGGAAGAAGCTTTCGGTGCTTATCGACCGTGCCCTGACACCACAGAAAGGAGCTCGTTAG
- the ybgF gene encoding tol-pal system protein YbgF: MRARTVMSTAIIAGWLGWGMVLSGCAKHADFMQTRDQLSTISKTQDQDHQRVDAVVRRLEAIERSKESKDPDVTKSRFDDVTARIQKLEGRLAKLEETVSQASARSDSSPEPRAAKMVKSTPPTEAVVTASGITPTSAFNLAYNDYLSGKYELSIAGFQRFIKDFPGTSLTPNAQYWLGESYYNLKEYGRAIQTFDYLVAEYPGNEKMPAALYKLGLATAETGDLAKSRKNLKRVLEEFPSSDESKLAKHKLAELR; the protein is encoded by the coding sequence ATGCGAGCCCGTACCGTCATGTCCACAGCGATCATAGCGGGATGGTTGGGATGGGGGATGGTTCTTTCCGGATGTGCGAAGCACGCGGACTTCATGCAGACCCGCGACCAGCTTTCGACGATCTCCAAAACGCAGGATCAAGACCATCAACGGGTCGATGCCGTGGTCCGTCGCTTGGAGGCGATCGAGCGAAGCAAGGAGAGCAAGGATCCAGACGTGACCAAGTCTCGCTTTGATGATGTGACGGCCCGTATTCAAAAGCTGGAAGGCCGGCTTGCGAAGTTGGAGGAGACGGTGAGCCAGGCGTCTGCCAGGTCGGACTCCTCACCTGAACCGCGTGCGGCGAAGATGGTGAAGTCGACACCCCCGACAGAGGCCGTGGTGACGGCATCGGGCATCACGCCGACCTCGGCGTTTAATTTGGCCTATAATGATTATCTGAGCGGTAAATATGAGCTCTCCATCGCCGGATTCCAACGATTCATCAAGGACTTTCCCGGTACGTCGCTGACTCCCAATGCCCAATACTGGTTGGGCGAGTCCTATTACAATTTGAAAGAGTACGGTCGAGCCATCCAGACCTTTGATTATCTTGTCGCAGAGTATCCTGGGAATGAGAAAATGCCGGCCGCGCTCTACAAGCTTGGGTTAGCCACAGCCGAGACAGGTGATCTTGCCAAATCGAGGAAGAATCTGAAACGGGTGCTTGAGGAGTTTCCATCGTCGGATGAGTCCAAGTTGGCCAAGCATAAATTGGCCGAGCTCCGATGA
- the miaA gene encoding tRNA (adenosine(37)-N6)-dimethylallyltransferase MiaA, producing the protein MTMRVDIARRRRPLVVLLGPTAVGKSRVAIHVAKHFDTEILTADSRQVYRGMDIGTDKPTAEEQQTVSHRLLDLVNPDETFNTGWYRRIALEHIERLYAAGRLPFVVGGTGLYIRTLVRGLCPAPQADPKVRAELKELREQGGRNGLYAELIRVDPAAATKLHPNDESKVMRALEVYRLSGRLMSEMQAEHRFQEAPFSSLLIGLHQTTDVLYRRIDERIDWQLAHGMVEETRSLLARGYSRELGAMKGLGYRHIATCLAKEYDETEMVRQFKRDTRRFAKRQMTWFRKEPGVEWFSIGEGESLEQVGSRVITRIEEFLKGHESQQQPAMVRA; encoded by the coding sequence ATGACCATGCGGGTGGACATTGCACGTCGCCGTCGGCCGCTGGTCGTCCTGCTGGGGCCAACTGCCGTTGGTAAAAGTCGAGTCGCGATACACGTCGCCAAGCATTTTGACACTGAGATCCTGACGGCGGATTCGCGCCAAGTGTATCGCGGAATGGATATTGGAACGGACAAGCCGACTGCCGAGGAGCAGCAGACTGTGTCGCACCGGCTTCTTGATCTGGTAAATCCAGATGAAACGTTCAACACAGGCTGGTATCGACGTATCGCACTGGAGCACATCGAGCGATTATATGCAGCCGGCCGACTGCCCTTCGTCGTTGGAGGGACTGGCCTCTACATCAGGACGTTGGTTAGGGGACTATGCCCTGCACCGCAGGCCGATCCTAAGGTGAGGGCAGAACTCAAGGAGTTGAGAGAGCAGGGGGGGCGAAACGGTTTGTATGCTGAATTGATCCGTGTCGATCCTGCAGCAGCAACCAAATTACATCCGAATGATGAGTCGAAGGTGATGCGGGCACTGGAGGTGTACCGACTGTCGGGGCGCTTGATGTCCGAGATGCAGGCTGAACACCGGTTTCAAGAGGCACCATTTTCATCCCTATTGATCGGACTTCATCAGACCACAGACGTGCTCTATCGACGGATCGATGAACGCATCGATTGGCAGCTGGCTCATGGAATGGTAGAAGAGACGCGGTCTCTGCTTGCTCGTGGATACAGTCGTGAGCTTGGGGCGATGAAAGGTCTTGGATACCGACACATCGCCACCTGTTTGGCGAAGGAATATGATGAGACGGAAATGGTGCGCCAGTTCAAGCGCGACACGAGGCGCTTTGCGAAACGGCAGATGACTTGGTTTCGAAAGGAGCCTGGTGTCGAGTGGTTCTCCATTGGCGAGGGCGAGTCGCTTGAGCAGGTGGGAAGCCGAGTCATCACACGCATCGAAGAATTTCTGAAAGGTCATGAGTCGCAACAACAGCCTGCAATGGTGCGGGCGTAG
- a CDS encoding REP-associated tyrosine transposase: protein MPRIPRGHLAGHAFHVLNRGNGGATVFHTDGDYRAFLELLAAAKARHPVKILAFCVMPNHFHLVLQPVRDASLSPFMHWWMTSHVRRYHRFYRSHGHVWQGRFKSFPIQQDGHLLTVLRYVLHNPVRARLVKHADEWPWSSLRYPHLIAPRSASRSAEGRHGLDAPLLDDDLTTLRTCVNRQQPFGSPQWQRRIAARLGLESTLRARGRPRQSRPEK, encoded by the coding sequence ATGCCCCGCATCCCTCGCGGCCATCTGGCCGGCCATGCCTTCCATGTCCTCAATCGCGGCAACGGCGGCGCCACCGTGTTTCACACCGACGGCGACTACCGAGCCTTTCTGGAACTGCTCGCCGCCGCGAAAGCCAGACATCCCGTCAAGATACTCGCCTTTTGCGTGATGCCCAACCATTTTCATCTTGTGCTCCAACCAGTCCGTGATGCGTCCCTCAGCCCCTTCATGCACTGGTGGATGACCAGTCATGTCCGTCGCTATCATCGCTTCTACCGCAGTCATGGGCATGTGTGGCAAGGCCGATTCAAAAGCTTCCCGATTCAACAAGACGGCCATCTGCTCACCGTCCTCCGCTATGTTCTGCACAATCCGGTCCGAGCGCGGTTGGTGAAGCACGCCGACGAGTGGCCCTGGTCCAGTCTGCGATATCCCCACCTGATAGCTCCGCGCTCGGCGTCACGCTCAGCGGAGGGGCGCCACGGACTCGACGCCCCCTTGCTCGACGACGACCTCACGACCCTTCGCACCTGTGTGAATCGGCAACAACCGTTTGGGTCCCCCCAGTGGCAACGCCGCATCGCAGCCCGACTCGGGCTGGAGTCCACGTTGCGTGCTCGTGGCCGTCCACGGCAATCCCGGCCTGAAAAGTAG
- the mutL gene encoding DNA mismatch repair endonuclease MutL, with amino-acid sequence MLKTDGSSKIRLLPEDVIGRIAAGEVVERPAAVVKELLENSIDAGSRSISIDVKDGGLSLIRVTDDGEGMSRQDAISAFQRHATSKLRSDADLWSIRTMGFRGEALPSIAAVAHVRLLTATGSDEVGTKLEVAGGLVGKVTDAPPVVGARIEVMGLFEHLPARKKFLKSAPTECTHIIRVVQQAALAWPAIQFRFSQNAQELLNYPTVRSEKERIAQVYPRAFLDHGLPIHSEQAGASLTGYIIDASHAKASRIPQELFVNRRPVRSLTVSHAVGEGYGSFLSRGCHPRFVLFLDVDPERVDVNVHPTKREVRFSDNEFIHQLVRRAIRERLSGGGSAQGLGDREIGDQATVHIPVSWPGPSATTVSRPTETAPLSPSNSDVQLAFANEAAEPYVRVPAGEVVALGQINRTFLVAQVGGDLMVVDQHTAHERVLFERLYRAWTVSSLQAQPLLLPDPLDLPPDHVALILRHQEDLGKLGLEIEPFGATTVLLRSTPVGLGPVDPKVFLEDLLEDLNQWERVPVLEARIRSVLASLACHGAVRAGRSMKLEEIKVLVEEWRAEGEITTCPHGRRTSFRLSTDDLEKMFGRAGW; translated from the coding sequence GTGCTGAAGACAGACGGCAGCTCGAAGATCCGCCTATTGCCGGAAGACGTGATTGGTCGCATTGCGGCCGGGGAAGTCGTTGAGCGCCCTGCTGCAGTCGTGAAAGAACTGCTTGAAAACAGCATTGATGCGGGGAGTCGTTCCATCTCGATCGACGTGAAGGATGGAGGCCTCTCCTTGATTCGGGTGACTGATGATGGGGAGGGGATGAGTCGTCAGGATGCGATCAGTGCGTTTCAGCGCCATGCCACAAGTAAACTCCGGTCTGATGCCGATCTATGGTCCATCCGCACGATGGGGTTTCGGGGGGAAGCGTTGCCGAGCATTGCCGCCGTGGCGCATGTTCGGTTGCTGACCGCGACCGGTTCGGACGAGGTAGGGACGAAGTTGGAAGTTGCAGGGGGACTCGTTGGAAAGGTGACCGACGCCCCTCCGGTCGTTGGGGCCAGAATCGAGGTCATGGGGCTGTTCGAGCATCTGCCGGCCAGGAAAAAATTTTTAAAGTCGGCCCCGACGGAGTGCACGCATATCATTCGAGTGGTGCAACAGGCGGCGCTGGCTTGGCCGGCTATCCAATTTCGTTTCAGCCAGAATGCCCAGGAATTGTTGAACTACCCAACCGTGCGATCAGAAAAGGAGCGGATCGCACAGGTGTACCCACGTGCCTTTCTCGATCACGGTCTTCCTATCCATAGTGAGCAAGCCGGCGCCAGCCTCACGGGCTACATTATTGATGCGAGCCATGCGAAGGCCTCACGGATTCCACAAGAATTGTTTGTGAATCGTCGACCCGTTCGGAGCCTGACGGTGTCCCACGCTGTGGGGGAAGGCTATGGGTCATTTCTTTCCCGGGGTTGCCATCCACGGTTCGTGTTGTTCCTCGATGTCGATCCAGAACGAGTAGATGTCAACGTCCATCCGACGAAGCGGGAAGTGCGTTTTTCGGACAATGAGTTTATCCATCAACTCGTTCGACGAGCGATCCGCGAGCGACTGAGCGGCGGAGGCAGCGCACAGGGACTTGGTGACAGGGAAATAGGAGACCAGGCCACCGTGCATATCCCGGTCTCCTGGCCTGGTCCTTCTGCTACGACCGTGTCTCGTCCAACGGAGACGGCACCCTTGTCACCATCAAATTCGGACGTGCAGCTGGCATTTGCGAATGAAGCGGCGGAGCCATATGTCCGAGTGCCCGCCGGGGAAGTGGTTGCATTGGGACAGATCAATCGGACATTCCTCGTCGCGCAAGTGGGTGGAGACCTCATGGTGGTCGATCAACATACAGCCCATGAGCGGGTGCTGTTTGAGCGGCTGTATCGGGCCTGGACGGTCAGCAGTCTTCAGGCGCAACCGTTGCTTCTGCCCGATCCTCTGGATTTACCGCCGGATCATGTGGCCTTGATCTTGCGCCATCAGGAGGACCTGGGGAAGTTGGGCTTAGAGATCGAGCCGTTCGGTGCCACAACGGTCCTACTCCGATCGACGCCGGTCGGACTGGGTCCAGTCGATCCAAAAGTGTTTTTGGAGGACCTTCTTGAGGACTTGAATCAATGGGAACGAGTGCCTGTGCTTGAGGCACGGATACGGTCGGTGCTGGCATCCTTGGCTTGCCACGGTGCTGTCCGGGCTGGTCGCTCGATGAAGCTGGAAGAAATCAAGGTGCTGGTCGAAGAGTGGCGGGCTGAGGGAGAGATCACCACCTGTCCTCATGGACGACGAACATCCTTTCGACTCAGCACCGACGATCTCGAGAAAATGTTCGGGCGAGCCGGTTGGTAG
- a CDS encoding helix-turn-helix domain-containing protein, with product MESVGEFFRQVRETKGLTIDEVASKTRIRTDFVKALEDGNFAKLPDQVFARGFVRSYARSLGLDEEDAIHRFIQSAGSFYEKQDERERLKVRQIEEDRKRQANRKAVAIAIGIAVLTLVFLLSREQSTVFRRGAPEQVSATKRTTQPNKDVAESVTREPERTVDAAKSVESQAGTIHKATAEAPRRQDAAVPEVVAPRVESDATSVGAPGSAGSDGPLAGIGLNAIESRGDGQLNLDLEATELSWVVVQIDNGSPQESLLRPGEKGHWTGQDQFILTLGNAGGVKAELNGKPQKPFGPSGKVARDIVLKR from the coding sequence ATGGAGTCGGTCGGCGAATTCTTTCGGCAGGTCCGGGAAACCAAGGGATTGACCATCGATGAGGTGGCGTCGAAAACCCGTATTCGCACGGATTTCGTCAAGGCGCTCGAGGACGGTAATTTTGCCAAACTGCCTGATCAAGTATTCGCGCGGGGGTTCGTGCGGTCGTATGCGAGATCGCTTGGATTGGACGAGGAGGACGCAATTCATCGGTTTATTCAATCGGCTGGCTCTTTTTACGAGAAACAGGATGAGCGGGAACGGCTCAAGGTTCGTCAGATTGAGGAAGACCGTAAGCGTCAGGCCAATCGAAAGGCAGTGGCGATCGCCATCGGTATTGCCGTCCTGACACTGGTCTTCCTGTTGAGTCGTGAGCAATCCACGGTCTTCCGGCGCGGTGCGCCAGAGCAGGTCTCGGCGACCAAACGTACCACTCAACCAAATAAAGACGTGGCGGAATCGGTAACTCGCGAGCCTGAGCGTACGGTCGACGCAGCAAAGTCGGTTGAATCACAGGCCGGAACAATCCACAAAGCGACCGCAGAGGCTCCGCGTCGCCAGGACGCAGCCGTACCTGAGGTTGTTGCGCCGCGCGTTGAATCCGACGCGACATCTGTGGGAGCGCCGGGTTCCGCTGGCAGTGATGGCCCTCTGGCTGGAATTGGCTTGAATGCCATTGAGAGTCGTGGCGACGGACAGTTGAATTTGGATCTGGAAGCAACCGAGCTGAGCTGGGTTGTCGTCCAGATTGATAATGGGAGTCCGCAGGAGTCCTTGCTTCGGCCCGGTGAAAAGGGTCATTGGACTGGGCAGGATCAATTTATTCTCACCCTCGGGAATGCCGGTGGTGTAAAGGCTGAGTTGAACGGTAAACCTCAAAAACCATTCGGCCCCAGTGGTAAAGTCGCCCGCGATATTGTGTTGAAGCGGTAG
- a CDS encoding integrase core domain-containing protein → MGTGKRELARGSIADGNELSMALRESRTWYNHDRPHDHLQGRTPAEVWAGIDVFAPHSRSGRDQPIEGILQPSG, encoded by the coding sequence ATCGGCACAGGGAAGCGGGAATTGGCGAGAGGATCCATCGCAGACGGGAACGAATTGAGTATGGCGTTGCGGGAGAGTCGCACTTGGTACAACCACGATCGGCCGCACGATCATTTGCAAGGCCGGACTCCCGCAGAAGTCTGGGCGGGAATTGATGTGTTCGCGCCACACTCACGGTCAGGTCGAGATCAGCCCATCGAGGGCATACTGCAGCCGTCAGGCTGA
- a CDS encoding tetratricopeptide repeat protein: MTIWNRYRPHRRRAYRALIWMGLVGVVAGCATEKEVLQKSQGHYQEGVASLPGDRQKAFVSFQKAVQLNPDNKEARYALGHVYALQGKLLYAEEQFRAALKIDEGYSEAHTYLGQVLANQDRWAEAVQSYRSALANPLYLTPDLARFHLGRALAHQGDLQGAMEAFEDAASASPPTVPPAMTHLELGRVYYQLGYATRAREVLKKVATLDKEGEWATAASDLLTRLK, translated from the coding sequence ATGACGATCTGGAACAGATACCGACCCCATCGACGTCGAGCCTATCGCGCATTGATCTGGATGGGACTTGTCGGTGTCGTGGCCGGCTGTGCGACCGAGAAAGAGGTGCTCCAAAAATCACAGGGACATTACCAAGAAGGAGTGGCCAGCCTTCCTGGTGATCGACAGAAGGCTTTCGTGTCGTTCCAGAAAGCGGTTCAATTGAACCCGGACAACAAAGAAGCGCGGTACGCATTAGGCCATGTCTACGCGCTGCAGGGTAAACTACTTTATGCTGAAGAGCAGTTTCGGGCGGCGCTGAAGATCGATGAGGGGTACTCCGAAGCGCATACGTATCTTGGGCAAGTTTTAGCCAATCAGGATCGATGGGCCGAGGCGGTGCAATCCTATCGGTCGGCGTTGGCGAATCCTTTGTATCTGACACCGGATCTGGCTCGCTTCCATCTCGGTCGTGCCTTGGCGCACCAAGGCGATCTCCAGGGAGCGATGGAGGCGTTTGAAGATGCGGCCTCCGCCAGTCCGCCGACGGTTCCGCCGGCGATGACGCATCTCGAGCTTGGTCGTGTGTACTATCAGCTGGGGTATGCGACGCGTGCGCGCGAAGTACTGAAGAAGGTGGCGACATTGGACAAAGAGGGCGAGTGGGCGACAGCGGCGTCAGATCTCTTGACGCGATTGAAGTAG